A stretch of the Bradyrhizobium arachidis genome encodes the following:
- a CDS encoding GDCCVxC domain-containing (seleno)protein, with protein MQLQSTLTCPKCGHRATETMPVDACQFFYDCGGCGIRLRPQPGDCCVFCSYGSVPCPPIQENGKGACGG; from the coding sequence ATGCAGCTTCAATCGACCCTGACCTGCCCGAAGTGCGGACACCGGGCAACAGAGACCATGCCGGTCGACGCTTGCCAGTTTTTTTACGACTGCGGCGGCTGCGGCATCCGGCTCAGGCCGCAGCCGGGCGATTGCTGCGTGTTCTGTTCCTACGGGAGCGTGCCTTGCCCGCCAATTCAGGAGAACGGCAAGGGTGCTTGCGGCGGTTGA
- a CDS encoding lysylphosphatidylglycerol synthase domain-containing protein, with product MLEAIRRATSFLRQKQILHKLGVVISVTVIGIACYVLYHMLRGIDFNEVVEAIKSTEPSQIAMAALFVTAGYFTLTFYDLFATRAIGHAHVPYRINALAAFTSYSIGHNVGASVFTGGAVRYRIYSAWGLNAIDVAKICFLAGLTFWLGNAAVLGLGIAYHPEAAASIDQLPAWLNRTLALMIIAGLVAYVVWVWTQPRVVGRGPWTVVLPGGPLTLLQIAIGIVDLGFCALAMYVLVPDEPNLGFVVVAVIFVSATLLGFASHSPGGLGVFDAAMLVGLWQMDREELLGGMLLFRVLYYLSPFVISVILLTFREVIIGARSKRLQQAALKLDPGPPPEAVYARERSDKGA from the coding sequence ATGCTGGAAGCCATACGCAGAGCGACGTCGTTTCTGCGCCAGAAGCAAATCCTGCATAAGCTGGGAGTGGTGATCAGCGTCACGGTCATCGGCATCGCCTGCTATGTGCTCTACCACATGCTGCGCGGCATCGACTTCAACGAAGTCGTCGAGGCGATCAAGAGTACTGAGCCGAGCCAGATCGCGATGGCGGCCCTGTTCGTCACGGCGGGCTATTTCACCCTGACATTCTACGATCTGTTTGCGACCCGCGCGATCGGCCACGCCCACGTGCCCTATCGCATCAACGCGCTCGCGGCCTTCACCAGCTACTCGATCGGCCACAATGTCGGCGCCAGCGTCTTCACCGGCGGCGCCGTGCGCTACCGCATCTACTCGGCCTGGGGCCTGAATGCGATCGACGTCGCAAAGATCTGCTTTCTCGCCGGCCTGACCTTCTGGCTCGGCAACGCCGCGGTGCTCGGCCTCGGCATCGCCTATCATCCGGAGGCGGCGGCCTCCATCGACCAGCTCCCGGCCTGGCTGAACCGGACGCTGGCGCTGATGATCATCGCCGGCCTGGTGGCCTATGTGGTCTGGGTCTGGACCCAGCCGCGCGTCGTCGGCCGCGGGCCCTGGACCGTGGTCCTCCCGGGCGGCCCGCTGACCCTTCTCCAGATCGCGATCGGCATCGTCGATCTCGGCTTCTGTGCGCTCGCGATGTATGTGCTGGTGCCGGACGAGCCCAATCTGGGCTTCGTCGTCGTCGCCGTCATCTTCGTCTCGGCGACGCTGCTCGGCTTCGCCAGCCACTCGCCCGGCGGGCTCGGCGTCTTCGATGCCGCCATGCTGGTCGGGCTCTGGCAAATGGACCGCGAGGAGCTGCTCGGCGGGATGCTCCTGTTCCGCGTCCTTTATTATCTTTCGCCCTTTGTCATCTCTGTAATCTTGCTGACGTTTCGCGAGGTTATCATCGGCGCCCGATCGAAGCGCCTGCAACAGGCGGCGCTCAAGCTCGATCCCGGCCCTCCGCCCGAGGCCGTCTATGCGCGAGAGCGCAGCGACAAGGGCGCCTGA
- a CDS encoding cell wall metabolism sensor histidine kinase WalK — MAIDAHSSPSVQPWSDRLRHSAIILIVAALALSVVVSLGELSVVRAAAVFLCIAAAALIPWRLHDAAASRDDVRRINPVESAAVAAVVSGMPDPAVLLDRAGRVIHLNAAAAQLAPALRKNELAQFALRSPEIITALREAIATTEQRRADYLDHVPVDRWMELIITPVAVPTLFGGTDKCMLMTFHDQTPLRRVEEMRADFVANASHELRTPLAALSGFIDTLQGQAKDDPKARERFLGIMHNQATRMARLIDDLLSLSRVELSAHVRPDTLVDLIPIIRQVADGLEPLARERQVEVETDLPEPPVMIAGDREELLRLFENLIENALKYGASGGRVIVSLGTLPAADGTPELRVMVRDFGPGIAPEHLPRLTERFYRVDVGDSRSQGGTGLGLSLVKHILNRHRGRLMIESVPKQGATFTACFPQAKAPVAH; from the coding sequence ATGGCGATAGACGCCCATTCTTCTCCCTCGGTCCAGCCATGGTCCGACCGTCTCAGGCACTCGGCGATCATCCTGATCGTCGCGGCGCTCGCGCTCTCGGTCGTGGTCTCGCTCGGGGAGTTGTCGGTGGTGCGGGCGGCCGCCGTCTTCCTCTGCATCGCAGCCGCGGCGCTGATCCCCTGGCGGCTGCACGACGCCGCTGCCTCGCGCGACGACGTCCGCCGCATCAATCCGGTCGAGAGCGCGGCGGTCGCCGCCGTGGTCTCCGGCATGCCGGATCCGGCGGTGCTGCTCGACCGCGCCGGCCGCGTCATCCACCTCAATGCCGCCGCCGCCCAGCTCGCGCCGGCGCTGCGCAAGAACGAGCTCGCGCAATTCGCGCTGCGCTCGCCGGAGATCATCACGGCGCTGCGCGAAGCGATCGCGACCACCGAGCAGCGCCGCGCGGACTATCTCGATCATGTGCCGGTCGATCGCTGGATGGAGCTGATCATCACGCCGGTGGCGGTGCCGACGCTGTTCGGCGGCACCGACAAGTGCATGCTGATGACCTTCCACGACCAGACGCCGCTGCGCCGGGTCGAGGAGATGCGCGCCGACTTCGTCGCCAATGCCAGTCACGAATTGCGCACGCCGCTCGCCGCGCTCTCCGGCTTCATCGACACGCTGCAAGGGCAGGCCAAGGACGATCCCAAGGCGCGCGAGCGCTTCCTCGGCATCATGCACAACCAGGCCACCCGGATGGCGCGCCTGATCGACGATCTGCTGTCGCTGTCGCGGGTCGAATTGTCGGCGCATGTGCGGCCCGACACGCTGGTCGATCTGATCCCGATCATCCGCCAGGTCGCCGACGGGCTCGAGCCGCTCGCGCGCGAACGCCAGGTCGAGGTCGAGACCGATCTGCCGGAGCCGCCAGTGATGATCGCGGGCGACCGCGAGGAGCTGCTCCGTTTGTTCGAGAACCTGATCGAGAACGCGCTGAAATACGGCGCCTCGGGCGGCCGGGTCATCGTCTCGCTCGGCACCCTTCCGGCGGCGGACGGCACGCCGGAACTCCGGGTCATGGTGCGCGACTTCGGTCCGGGCATTGCGCCCGAGCACCTGCCGCGGCTGACCGAGCGCTTCTACCGGGTTGACGTCGGCGACAGCCGCTCGCAGGGGGGGACGGGCCTTGGATTATCGCTGGTGAAACATATTCTCAACCGTCACCGCGGCCGTCTCATGATCGAAAGCGTGCCCAAACAGGGCGCGACGTTCACCGCCTGTTTTCCCCAGGCGAAGGCGCCGGTGGCGCATTAG
- a CDS encoding helix-turn-helix transcriptional regulator: MDRELAARCLAELGNLTRLDIYRLLVRAGPPGLNISEIQTRLDLAASTLAFHLRGLVGAGLVAQEKIGRQVICRAQYHQIDSVIGFLREHCCEGFEDDVPAEAARHAG, encoded by the coding sequence ATGGACCGTGAGCTCGCCGCACGCTGCCTCGCCGAACTCGGCAACCTCACTCGCCTGGACATCTATCGCCTGCTCGTTCGCGCCGGTCCTCCTGGTCTCAACATCAGCGAGATACAAACCCGGCTCGATCTGGCGGCTTCGACTTTGGCTTTTCATCTGCGGGGCCTGGTCGGCGCCGGTCTCGTCGCGCAGGAAAAGATCGGGCGGCAGGTGATTTGCCGCGCGCAATACCATCAGATCGATTCAGTCATTGGCTTCTTGCGCGAGCATTGTTGCGAGGGGTTTGAAGACGACGTGCCGGCAGAGGCCGCGCGCCATGCGGGCTGA
- a CDS encoding MFS transporter yields the protein MRAELPQPARSKLPTIHYGWIILGAGTFGSFMTLPGQTAGVSVFFDPITSELGISRTSASIAYAAGTLAGILPAPAIGRWIDRLGPRPTATIIALGLALACAFMACVQSALTLLMGFAFLRGAAIGGLSLVSQQVVNLWFVRRRGIAAAAASLGLAAGSMVFPQGNDFLISQFGWRGAYLALAGSVALTILPVAALLFRDRPEKFGLSPDAGLARPSKEPQPEPSFSRQQALRTGAFWLLCAAGFLTNAVGTALLLNHFSIMQTAGVAYVDALTLLALTGGVQAVATIGTGILVDRFEPRRLVPLAMGMLALASVLPAFGGSVAVSWLYALSLGGAYGSQQAINAAGYAQYFGRDHLGAIRGTSFVFGVAGAALGPLPFAASIEWTGSYAAVLAICSGLSLVCGTAAFVVSGPSVAADAMMVTAPTTERTS from the coding sequence ATGCGGGCTGAATTACCGCAGCCGGCTCGCTCAAAATTGCCGACCATTCACTACGGCTGGATCATATTGGGGGCCGGCACTTTCGGCTCCTTCATGACGCTGCCCGGCCAGACGGCGGGCGTCTCCGTCTTCTTCGATCCGATCACCAGCGAACTCGGCATCTCGCGCACCTCGGCCTCGATCGCCTATGCAGCCGGCACGCTCGCAGGAATCCTCCCGGCACCAGCGATCGGCCGCTGGATCGACCGGCTTGGACCGCGGCCGACCGCCACCATCATCGCCCTGGGACTTGCCTTGGCCTGCGCGTTCATGGCGTGCGTTCAGTCCGCGCTCACGCTGCTGATGGGCTTTGCCTTCCTGCGTGGCGCTGCCATCGGCGGCCTCAGTCTCGTCAGCCAGCAGGTCGTCAATCTGTGGTTTGTGCGACGGCGCGGAATTGCGGCAGCGGCCGCCAGTCTCGGGCTCGCGGCCGGATCAATGGTGTTTCCGCAAGGAAACGACTTTCTCATTTCGCAATTCGGTTGGAGAGGCGCCTATCTTGCGCTTGCCGGAAGCGTCGCACTGACCATTCTGCCGGTCGCCGCTCTTCTCTTCCGGGATCGCCCGGAAAAATTTGGTCTCAGCCCGGACGCCGGGCTCGCGCGGCCATCGAAAGAGCCGCAGCCTGAGCCGTCGTTTTCGCGACAACAGGCGCTTCGCACGGGCGCATTTTGGTTGCTGTGTGCGGCCGGCTTCCTGACCAATGCGGTGGGCACCGCGCTCCTGCTCAATCACTTCTCGATCATGCAGACCGCCGGAGTAGCCTATGTCGATGCGCTGACGCTGCTGGCGCTAACCGGCGGCGTTCAGGCCGTCGCCACGATCGGCACCGGGATTCTGGTGGATCGCTTTGAACCGCGACGCCTGGTTCCGCTGGCGATGGGCATGCTTGCACTTGCGTCCGTCCTACCCGCATTCGGTGGCAGCGTTGCCGTGAGCTGGCTCTATGCATTGAGCCTGGGCGGCGCATACGGCTCGCAGCAAGCGATCAACGCCGCCGGCTACGCGCAGTATTTTGGTCGCGACCATCTTGGCGCAATCAGAGGAACGTCGTTCGTGTTCGGTGTCGCGGGCGCGGCATTGGGGCCCCTTCCCTTCGCGGCAAGCATCGAATGGACGGGAAGCTACGCAGCGGTACTGGCGATCTGCTCCGGACTTTCCCTCGTCTGCGGAACGGCGGCTTTCGTCGTCAGTGGTCCGTCGGTGGCAGCAGATGCGATGATGGTCACGGCTCCAACGACCGAGCGAACGTCATGA